Genomic segment of Candidatus Neomarinimicrobiota bacterium:
ACATTGCTGTTGAACAAAGCTTTATCCAAAACAAATTTTTCCTTTCGTTGGATTATTTCGAAAACACTTTCACAAGTCTGATAAGCTTCGGCGCGATGGGATACGAAAATATCGAAGAAGCTGCCTCACAGGGATTGGAATTCAGAACTCGGGCAAATTTAAATAATCAACTGACCGCTTCCGGTAATTACACCTATCTCAAAACTGAGGATAAATCTACAGGCGATCCTTTGCTGAGACGACCCAAACACAGCGGTGGGCTGAACTTTAGTTACAGTCATAAAAGCTCCCTACAATTGAATCTCGGCGTTACTTTTGTGGGAGAACGGTTTGACAGCGACTTCTCAAGTTTTCCAGCTGTATATGAATTCATTCCCTCGCATAAAACGTTTAGAATAGCCTCTTCATATAAACTAAGTGAAAATGTCCGGTTAAATTTTAAAATTGAAAATCTATTAGATGAAGAGTATTCAGAAGTCGCAGGCTATCCTTCTCCCGGCAGAGCAGTTTATGGCGGGATAACTCTGAATTTATGATGGCATTCTGTTCAAATGGAATTTTAATTTATGAAATCCCATTTTACGCCCCAGAAAAATTCGTTTCCCGCAAGATTAAAACCGTCAACTAATTGGTACGGAGTTTGAAAGAGATTATCATTTCGGAATAAAATAGTCAGTGATGAAATCTTTGCCGTAAACCAGTAATTGAACAGGGCTACTTTCGGCAGCGGGTCCCCACCCAACGAAATATAAAAATCCAACGCCGGATCATAAGTAAACCGATGTCCCGCGCCTAACAACACTTCTTCGGCATACGCCGTGAATATCAGATTATCGTCAAAAAAGTTATGAGTCAAACTTCCGTAAGCAATTCCCTTATAGTCTCTTGAAAACGGAATATCGGGATCAAAATCCAGATTCTGCCATCCTGAAGCGCCAAGCGTCAAAACTTCGCCGAATGACCGTTCAATTTCCGCGGAAACAGCCGGAATTTCGTAGTCATCTCGGACGAAAACCCTCAGATCGTCATTGAACAGCGCTTCCACCACTAACGGATTGTTGACCGTTGTCAACTGATACTCCGCTCTGAATTTCAGCTTATTCCCCTGATGATTCAGGCCGAATGAAATTCGATTTATCGTTTCCCTGCTCAAGGAATCGCTCAAACCAAAATTAAAGTTATTCATCAGACGGAAATCAATCGGCACGTCAACGGCGGATTTGGAAATTTCGCCGGACAGATTTGTACTGCTTGAAATATTTATTTTCACACTTCCGGCAAACAGACCTACAGCGCCAAATTCAGATTCTGTGCTGATTCCTTCGGTAGCCTCAATTGACAGGAAATTTCCGCTTCGAATCTTTTGTGTGAGATAGGCATATGATTTTTGAAGGTCGCGTAATTCAAATCCTCCACCCCTGATATTATGAAGTTCGGAACGGAATCCTCCATAAAGCCCGCCGGCTCCGAGGCTGACTATCTTCTGGTTTAGATGAAATCCATAATAATAAGACAGGCTCTGGTCGTCGAATGTTCTTAATGGAAAAAGAGCTGTTCTGCTGTTATCCTTTCGTCTCAATTCGGAGGTGGAAAGATAGGCCTGGATATTTGTATTTCCTTTCGGCGAGTGAACATTCAAAGTATGATCATAAGTTACTTCCCGTAAACTTCCGTCGGTATCATACCTGTATATATTTAAGATTTTCGGACCTGTTAAATTTATCCTCCGAAACGTATGGCTAAGCGAATAACTGCCGTTCCAACCGCTATCCGTTCTTCTTCCATATATCGCCGAGATTTTTCGTCCGTTATAATTCAGAGTCAGATCCCGTTCTGCCTGATCCCGAATCAATCCCTGAAACTGAAACACCGAATTCTTGGTCAATCTGCGTGTCAAAATTACATTTATGTCGTCATAATCTCCTCTTCCCCTTCTCGTAACGAACTGTGATATGTTATCGTTCAGGAATTCCGGTAATATATTAAAATCCACCTTGCTTAACGAAGGTTCGCCGTCAGAATGACTTCCCGCGGCGCTTTCGTAAGAAGTCTCTGTCAGATTGTATTCGAGGGCAAGACTAAGATCGTATTTCCCCTTTCGCAGGTTTCGCATCGGTCTGCCTTGCGTGAAAACAGTCAGATACCTCGGATTAAGCCCAATAGGCGCGCCATACCACGCGGAGCCGTATGTCCCACGGGAAAATACCAGAAATTCCGAACTCTGCCACAGCAAGTCGGAAACTCCACGCAGCAACTCCTCGTCTCTAAGCGTATTTCTGAATTGCCGGGATTCACTGAATTTATAATCATATGTTTCGGCTGTCTGGGTAGAATCAGGCGGTGATTCCGATTCCTGAGCTAAAACAGTGCCAAAAAAAAAGATTGATAAGAAAATTGATGCGGCTAAATATAATCTCAAGCGAATCGTCCCGATTTAATCACCGCTTTCAGAATCGAGGGCACGGCAATCGAAAATATAAGCGTATTTGATATTACATGAATTGATATAAACAGAGCGCCGAGAGCAATAGTAGCGAACAGCTGGTTGCCTTCGAAACCCGCTGCCAGAGGCCATGAAAGTGTCGTAAGCAAATCAAAGAAGATTGTGCATATAAATCCCGAAACTGCAAATGCGATTATCTTGCCTTTCGAAAAGACATTCTTATTTCCCCATCTGCCGACTAATCCGCCAACAGCCCCAAAGAGCGACATTCCCATAATTTGGGCGGCAAACAGATAAGGAAAAGCCAAACCCGAACCCATCGGATTAAACGCGGAATAGATGGTTTCTGCTATAACGCCCACAAGTATCCCTTTTGATACTCCAAGAAAATATCCCGATATGAAAATCGTAGCCGACACCATCTCGATATTCGGAACGAATATAAACGCGTATCCCATAGCAACGGCGAGAGCGGATAGCATCCCCACCATAGCCATATCTCTGGTTGATAATTTTAACATTTAATCCCGTTATCCTTTGTACAATGGAACTCCGAAATAATTTTCTGCGCTTGTCCATTT
This window contains:
- a CDS encoding ECF transporter S component, which translates into the protein MLKLSTRDMAMVGMLSALAVAMGYAFIFVPNIEMVSATIFISGYFLGVSKGILVGVIAETIYSAFNPMGSGLAFPYLFAAQIMGMSLFGAVGGLVGRWGNKNVFSKGKIIAFAVSGFICTIFFDLLTTLSWPLAAGFEGNQLFATIALGALFISIHVISNTLIFSIAVPSILKAVIKSGRFA